The proteins below are encoded in one region of Apium graveolens cultivar Ventura chromosome 4, ASM990537v1, whole genome shotgun sequence:
- the LOC141717942 gene encoding NAC domain-containing protein 54, with protein sequence MSPVGLPPGFRFHPTDEELVNYYLRRKIHGLEIELDIIPEVDLYKCEPWDLAEKSFLPSRDPEWYFFGPRDRKYPNGFRTNRATRAGYWKSTGKDRKVLSQNYAIGMKKTLVYYRGRAPQGIRTDWVMHEYRVDDKDCDETTSGIQDSYALCRVFKKNGICGSEVVEDQGQLSMVSSEDYSQPILTDQYETLLLSTSSTVIPLAPSTCINNDDEDKDDSWMQFIKDDAWCSFNNPIPGEEISRVTQTN encoded by the exons ATGTCTCCGGTGGGATTGCCTCCAGGTTTTAGATTTCATCCAACTGATGAAGAGCTTGTAAATTATTATCTCAGGAGGAAAATCCATGGTCTGGAGATCGAACTTGACATTATTCCGGAGGTTGATCTTTACAAATGTGAGCCATGGGATCTGGCAG AGAAATCATTTTTGCCTAGTAGAGATCCGGAATGGTATTTTTTCGGCCCCAGAGACAGAAAATATCCAAATGGATTTAGAACGAATAGAGCAACACGAGCAGGATACTGGAAATCCACAGGCAAAGACAGAAAAGTTTTGTCCCAAAACTATGCAATTGGAATGAAGAAAACATTAGTTTACTACAGAGGTAGGGCTCCTCAGGGAATCAGAACTGACTGGGTAATGCATGAATATCGGGTCGATGATAAGGATTGTGATGAAACTACGTCGGGAATTCAG GACTCATATGCATTGTGCCGTGTGTTTAAGAAAAATGGTATATGCGGATCAGAAGTAGTGGAAGATCAAGGACAATTAAGCATGGTTTCATCTGAAGATTATTCGCAACCCATCCTTACCGATCAATACGAAACACTACTACTGTCAACTTCTTCAACTGTTATTCCTTTAGCACCAAGTACATGCATTAATAATGACGATGAAGATAAAGATGATTCTTGGATGCAGTTCATCAAAGATGATGCATGGTGTTCTTTTAACAATCCCATTCCCGGTGAAGAAATTTCTCGGGTCACCCAAACTAATTAA